Within Vicinamibacteria bacterium, the genomic segment AATGCTGAGTCCGAGTGCCTTGCGGAGTCCGCGAACCGGACTGGCTGTCCCGTTCGCGCCCGTCTCGAACTGGATTGAAGTGGCGAAAGCCCTCATGACGTGCTTTGCGCCCAGCACGCCGTTGTTCGCCAGAGAAGCCGCCTGGAAAAGGAAGTACTCGAGCTCCCTGGCGTTGCCGTCCCATGATGAAATGGTCTCGAGTGCAACCAATGCCTTTTCCGTCAGATCGAAAGATTCTCGAAACCCTATGAGTCGCGCGATGGCGCGAATGTCGCTCTTTCGCTCTCTCAAAGCGGGAATCTCGATACGGTGGACGAACCGGTAAAAGAGTTCCTTGCGGAGGCGCTCCGGTCGATTGGTGGCCGCCACGATCCTCGCGGGTGCGGCGCACTCCTGGTCCGAGCCGAGTGGCTTGACTCGGCGGGTCTCGATCGCACGGAGAAGCAGCGCCATGACCGCCTCGGGCATCTCCGAGATCTCGTCGAGGAAGAGCGTGCCTTCGCCGGCTTCGAGAAAGGCTCCGAGTCTTCGCGTCGCGGCACCGGTGAAAGCGCCCTTGAGGTGGCCGAAAAGCTCCGATACCGCGGAGTCTCCTCGCATCTGGGCCATGGAGATCGCCACAAACTTGTCCCGCCCCGACATTTCGTGGATATAGCGTGTCACCAGCTCCTTGCCCACTCCCGTCTCGCCGAGGATGAGCACGGGTCGGTCCGAGTCGGCAATCGACTCGGCCTGACGGAGCACGTCCACCATCCGGGGTGACGAATAGGCGAGGCACATCGAGCCGCCTTCCGCGAGCTCATAGACGACCGAGTTCTCCTCGCGAAGGATGATCCGGCCCAGCGCCCGGGCTACGAGCTGTTTCACCGTGCGGTCTCGTGTGTCCAGCAACCGGCGAGTGCGGCTCAAGTCATCGGTCTCGACGGCAATGGTGCAGCTCCCCTTGGGAATCAGAATGAACTCGCCCGAGTCGGACTCACCCGATGGGGCTTTCCTCGCGTCGGAGCTGCAACCGATCAACCGAGGAGAGTTGGCGCGGCGTGCCTTGAGCACGAGCACCCGGCGAGCGTGGAGATGGCGGCGCAGCGCATCGAGCTCGGGCATGCCGCTCGGTGCGTCGGATGACCGCGTCTCCGAGGTCTCCTGGAAAGCTCGTGCCAGGAACTCGGGATCGGCGAGTCGTCCGTCGAAGCTAGAGAGCGAAGAGCTGTGTGTCATGCTTCCCCTTGATGTTCTTCCTTGGTCGATTGGACTTCGGGGATCGAGATCTCGACCAGTAAAGTCTTCGAGATATCACGCAGGAACTCGTTATCATTCAGAAGCGAGACACAAACCATATGACCAGAAACGGTCTTTTCGTGCCAAAAAGGAAAACCGCTGCCAGAAGCAGCCGTCCCTTACGGTTGGGGAGTCAAATTTTTGCTGGGGAGTAAGAAATCGTACCAGACTCGGAGCCGTTCGTCAACGTTTCTAACCTACCGAACGAGCCCGGTAGTCACCGTTCAAACCGGCGCTCGCCGCGATCGCTACCGTGTTGACGTGCCAGCACGACGGACAGGCCACCGGGCAAAGTTCTTCCACCTCGTTGACCTGCGTATGGTAGAGCACTTCGTAGGTGGCGGCGCAGCCCTCACAGCGGTGCTGGTCGATCTTCTCGGATTCGGTGGTCGTCGGAACCTCGGGTGACGCAACCCGTGGCGGGGCAACCGGCAGTGGTGACGAGACCTGCGGCCGAGGCGCCACGACGCGTTCGGGGCGTTCGCGGCGTTCGGGCTCGCGCCCCTTGGCTCTCGTCTCCGAGGAGGCTTCCTCGAGTGCGCGCTTGAGGCTGGTCGCGACGTCTTTGCGGCCCGTAACCAGGCTCAAGCCCCGGTAATGGGGCTCGGGGCCGTCGATCTCGATCGACCATTGGTTTGCGATGCTGACGAGTGAGACGTTCCAG encodes:
- a CDS encoding sigma 54-interacting transcriptional regulator; translated protein: MTHSSSLSSFDGRLADPEFLARAFQETSETRSSDAPSGMPELDALRRHLHARRVLVLKARRANSPRLIGCSSDARKAPSGESDSGEFILIPKGSCTIAVETDDLSRTRRLLDTRDRTVKQLVARALGRIILREENSVVYELAEGGSMCLAYSSPRMVDVLRQAESIADSDRPVLILGETGVGKELVTRYIHEMSGRDKFVAISMAQMRGDSAVSELFGHLKGAFTGAATRRLGAFLEAGEGTLFLDEISEMPEAVMALLLRAIETRRVKPLGSDQECAAPARIVAATNRPERLRKELFYRFVHRIEIPALRERKSDIRAIARLIGFRESFDLTEKALVALETISSWDGNARELEYFLFQAASLANNGVLGAKHVMRAFATSIQFETGANGTASPVRGLRKALGLSIRELASVLEIPKSTLEDIEKRRNEAREREVLSKIEESLSQFQARGLSSEGGAVSRQLRRFIEEE